The Dethiosulfovibrio peptidovorans genome window below encodes:
- the gyrB gene encoding DNA topoisomerase (ATP-hydrolyzing) subunit B yields the protein MSDSVAQSQYTAQSIQILEGLEAVRKRPGMYIGDTGSRGLHHCVYEVVDNAVDEALAGYCSRITVTIHTDGSVSVADDGRGIPVDPHPSSGRPACEVVLTVLHAGGKFDNDTYKVSGGLHGVGVSVVNALSSWLELDIRRSGHAWAQRFERGIPVTDLEGGYDTNERGTTVHFMPDDEIFEDVLFSSELLSNRFREMAFLNPGLKIVLVDQREEKEWTFHYEGGIASFVEYLNRDKSSLFPLPRVVSGERDGVSVEMGFQYNDGYHERLFSFANLIHTMEGGTHVAGLRSALTRAINESARRNKVLKDKDANLTGEDLKEGLTCVISVKLGDPQFEGQTKTKLGNSEVKGIVDSVVYEGLLAALDDDPTVLRPVVEKAIKARQAREAAKKARELVRKTAMTGLNLPGKLADCSGKDPTSCELYIVEGDSAGGSAKQGRDRGFQAILPLRGKILNVEKARLDRILSSKEIRTIIQALGCGIGEDFDLSKLRYHKIIIMTDADVDGAHISTLLLTFFYRYMRELVEGGYIYLAQPPLYRTQIGKRGEYLFSDKELRAFMVSHQETEKKISVQRYKGLGEMNPDQLWETTMDPQNRVMKRIEVDDALAADEYFSILMGDKVEPRREFIQAHAHEVRNLDV from the coding sequence ATGAGCGACAGTGTGGCCCAGTCCCAATATACAGCCCAGAGCATTCAGATACTTGAGGGGCTGGAGGCGGTACGAAAACGTCCGGGCATGTATATCGGCGATACAGGGAGCCGAGGTCTTCATCATTGTGTCTACGAGGTTGTGGACAACGCCGTTGATGAGGCTCTTGCGGGGTATTGCTCCAGGATCACCGTCACCATTCACACCGACGGAAGCGTTTCCGTGGCCGATGATGGCCGAGGTATTCCTGTGGATCCCCATCCCTCCAGTGGCCGTCCCGCCTGCGAGGTTGTCCTGACGGTTCTTCACGCCGGGGGCAAATTCGACAACGATACGTACAAGGTCTCCGGCGGACTTCATGGCGTCGGAGTATCGGTGGTGAATGCCCTCTCGTCCTGGCTTGAGCTGGACATCCGTCGGAGTGGTCACGCCTGGGCCCAGCGTTTTGAACGGGGTATCCCTGTCACTGACCTGGAGGGCGGATACGACACGAATGAGCGGGGAACCACGGTCCATTTTATGCCCGACGATGAGATATTCGAGGATGTGCTTTTTTCCTCGGAGCTGCTGAGTAACCGATTCCGAGAGATGGCCTTCCTGAATCCGGGGCTTAAGATCGTCTTGGTGGATCAGCGGGAGGAAAAGGAGTGGACTTTCCACTACGAGGGGGGGATCGCGTCCTTTGTGGAGTACCTGAACCGGGACAAGTCCTCTCTCTTCCCCCTGCCCAGGGTCGTCTCCGGGGAGAGAGACGGGGTCTCGGTTGAGATGGGATTCCAGTACAACGACGGTTATCATGAGCGGCTCTTTTCCTTTGCAAATCTTATCCACACCATGGAGGGCGGAACTCACGTTGCAGGTCTTCGGTCAGCGCTTACCCGGGCGATCAACGAGAGCGCCCGTCGTAACAAGGTTTTGAAGGATAAAGACGCCAACCTCACCGGGGAGGACCTCAAGGAAGGGCTCACCTGTGTGATCTCCGTCAAGCTGGGAGATCCCCAGTTTGAGGGACAAACCAAGACCAAGCTTGGAAACAGCGAGGTCAAGGGGATCGTGGACTCGGTTGTTTACGAGGGGCTCCTGGCAGCGCTGGACGACGATCCAACGGTGCTTCGTCCCGTCGTGGAAAAGGCCATCAAGGCTCGTCAGGCCCGAGAGGCGGCCAAAAAGGCCCGTGAGCTGGTTCGTAAGACGGCTATGACCGGCCTGAACCTGCCAGGAAAGTTGGCCGACTGCTCGGGAAAGGATCCCACTAGCTGTGAGCTCTACATCGTCGAGGGCGATAGTGCTGGAGGCAGCGCCAAACAGGGCCGGGACAGGGGGTTTCAGGCTATCCTTCCCCTTCGGGGCAAGATCCTGAATGTCGAGAAGGCTCGCCTGGACCGGATTCTGAGCAGTAAGGAGATCCGAACCATCATCCAGGCCCTTGGCTGTGGCATCGGAGAGGACTTCGACCTGTCCAAACTCCGGTATCATAAAATCATCATCATGACCGACGCTGACGTGGATGGAGCTCATATCAGTACGTTGCTTCTCACGTTTTTCTATCGATACATGAGAGAACTGGTAGAGGGCGGATATATCTATCTGGCACAACCCCCTCTGTATCGGACCCAGATAGGCAAGCGAGGAGAGTACCTCTTCAGCGATAAGGAGCTTCGGGCATTTATGGTGAGCCACCAGGAGACGGAAAAAAAGATATCAGTTCAGCGGTATAAAGGACTGGGCGAGATGAACCCTGACCAGCTCTGGGAGACCACCATGGATCCCCAGAACAGGGTTATGAAACGCATCGAGGTGGACGACGCTCTGGCGGCCGACGAGTATTTCAGCATCCTTATGGGCGATAAAGTGGAGCCTCGTCGGGAATTTATCCAGGCTCACGCTCACGAGGTGCGTAACCTGGATGTGTAG
- a CDS encoding sugar ABC transporter permease, translated as MLNISRSYRPQLLVTLALGLLLSVFAVASPQTFLGMRIYRSFMSTIPVTAVLAIGMTLLVVVGEMDLSFPSVSAASAFLFAEVYLGTGSSWLAALLALVAGGVMGWVNGLIVVRIGVPSIIATIGTQFFWRGLILLLSDGVARSLASLRGGSFHTVLVGRVAGEIPAQALWGVAIALGLALLLNRHPFGDALLFIGDNRKAAAMMGIPVRSVRVRAFVLMGVLAALAGLMSTVELTNWWPTQGEGYMLLVFASVFVGGTSAYGGRGTIYGSLIGSVIIGIIEAGIISAGLAGFWTRLVHGLIIVISVSIYTVMARRADE; from the coding sequence ATGCTGAACATCTCCCGATCTTATCGCCCACAACTCCTCGTCACCCTGGCTTTGGGACTCCTCCTATCGGTCTTTGCTGTCGCGAGCCCACAGACCTTCCTGGGCATGCGGATATACCGTTCTTTTATGTCCACTATCCCGGTGACCGCCGTCCTCGCCATAGGTATGACCCTTCTCGTGGTCGTGGGAGAGATGGACCTGAGCTTCCCATCAGTCTCTGCTGCTTCGGCGTTCCTCTTCGCAGAGGTCTACCTGGGGACGGGCTCGTCGTGGTTGGCCGCTTTACTTGCTTTGGTCGCTGGCGGAGTTATGGGCTGGGTTAATGGTCTCATCGTGGTTCGTATCGGCGTGCCGTCCATCATCGCTACCATCGGAACTCAGTTCTTTTGGCGGGGACTTATTCTTCTTTTATCCGACGGTGTGGCTCGGAGTCTGGCCTCCCTTCGGGGCGGGAGCTTTCATACCGTACTCGTGGGGCGTGTGGCTGGTGAAATACCTGCTCAGGCCCTCTGGGGGGTAGCCATAGCCCTGGGGTTGGCTCTCCTCCTGAACCGCCATCCCTTTGGAGACGCTCTGCTTTTTATTGGAGATAACCGTAAAGCGGCGGCCATGATGGGTATCCCGGTTCGGTCGGTTCGGGTTCGGGCGTTCGTTCTCATGGGGGTATTGGCTGCCCTTGCCGGTTTGATGTCCACCGTGGAACTCACCAACTGGTGGCCCACTCAGGGCGAGGGGTACATGCTTTTGGTCTTTGCGTCGGTGTTTGTCGGGGGGACATCGGCCTATGGAGGACGAGGAACTATCTATGGCTCTCTGATCGGCTCGGTAATCATCGGAATTATCGAGGCTGGGATCATCAGCGCCGGTCTGGCCGGATTCTGGACGAGGCTGGTCCACGGATTGATTATCGTTATCTCGGTTTCCATATACACGGTTATGGCCCGGCGAGCCGATGAATAG
- a CDS encoding ABC transporter ATP-binding protein — protein MDNLVEMRGLVKSFGSVEALRGVDFELRRGEVVALLGDNGAGKSTLIKILSGVYRPDSGTMSVAGHAVDFRRYGVAQARALGVETVYQERSLGERQPLWRNVFIGRHRTNRWGFIDVRREKKETMALLSSVLGFRGAGLSANASVSTLSGGERQGLAIARAMHFGAEIIVLDEPTTALALSEVEKVLSFIRSIGADGRGCVVISHDLGHVYRVADRFAIMDRGRIEGVYEKADISAEELMARMVHLLEAPSC, from the coding sequence GTGGACAACTTGGTGGAGATGAGGGGGCTCGTCAAATCCTTTGGATCGGTGGAAGCCCTGCGGGGCGTGGATTTTGAGCTTCGGAGGGGCGAAGTTGTCGCCCTCTTGGGAGACAACGGAGCGGGCAAATCAACACTGATCAAGATCCTTTCGGGGGTGTATCGCCCTGATTCCGGGACAATGTCCGTCGCCGGACATGCGGTGGATTTTCGTCGGTACGGTGTGGCTCAGGCCCGAGCTCTGGGGGTGGAGACGGTCTATCAGGAACGCTCCCTGGGCGAGCGTCAACCCCTATGGCGAAACGTCTTTATTGGGCGTCATCGGACGAATCGATGGGGCTTTATCGACGTGAGGCGTGAGAAAAAAGAGACCATGGCCTTGCTCTCGTCGGTTTTGGGGTTTAGAGGAGCGGGACTCTCCGCAAATGCCAGTGTATCTACACTGTCAGGTGGCGAACGTCAGGGATTGGCTATAGCCCGGGCCATGCACTTCGGTGCCGAGATCATCGTTCTGGACGAACCTACCACGGCCCTGGCTCTGAGCGAGGTGGAGAAGGTCCTGTCCTTCATCCGTTCTATCGGAGCTGATGGGCGAGGATGTGTGGTGATCAGCCATGATTTGGGGCACGTCTACCGTGTGGCTGATCGATTCGCAATCATGGATCGAGGCCGGATCGAAGGGGTGTACGAGAAAGCGGACATCTCTGCCGAAGAGCTTATGGCCCGCATGGTGCATCTTCTTGAGGCCCCGTCATGCTGA
- a CDS encoding peptidase M20 — translation MDTLREQIDAMKDDLVAAIRENVAIKSVEGEPEPGAPFGSGPKAAMDNFVAIAERLGFRTGVFENMVAWAELGDPQAELVTILGHVDVVPEGDGWSCDPYKGKIEDGMLYGRGVMDDKGPIVGALFALKAIADLKIPLKRRIRVMVGTNEETGSKAVARYVEAGQDLPVAGFTPDAEYPLINGEKGSATVELSAPFAAVGPIQVLSFDGGVAFNSVPARAVAHVMVEPGMEERLLFTASFWKGPQGTSLTVEDCGDRRFCLCMTGVPAHGSLPQKGVNAVAWLVKVLRLLGVSGEQGKTLALLDRLVGTECYGESLGVCRYDDVSRYTSVCWGTMKSDGDAVRFSLNVRFPVSFKLEEVLPDLQRAFDDEDLQVLSIHTHPPLYMPEDSELVAKLMDVYRRETGRTDDRPMSIGGGTYAKAMPNVLAFGPTMPGEPSNIHEANECWAVDNIITSTKIVAAAMVSLAGGL, via the coding sequence ATGGATACGTTGAGAGAACAAATCGATGCCATGAAAGACGATCTAGTGGCCGCCATCAGAGAGAATGTGGCCATTAAGAGTGTGGAGGGGGAGCCCGAACCTGGTGCGCCGTTTGGATCCGGTCCCAAGGCCGCTATGGATAATTTTGTCGCCATCGCCGAGAGACTGGGCTTCCGGACCGGTGTTTTCGAGAACATGGTTGCCTGGGCTGAGCTGGGAGATCCCCAGGCCGAGCTGGTGACAATTTTAGGCCACGTGGACGTCGTTCCCGAGGGCGATGGTTGGTCCTGCGACCCCTACAAGGGCAAGATCGAGGACGGGATGCTCTATGGCCGGGGCGTCATGGATGATAAAGGCCCCATCGTGGGGGCCCTCTTTGCTTTGAAGGCTATCGCCGATCTGAAAATTCCCCTCAAACGGCGGATTCGAGTCATGGTCGGGACAAACGAGGAAACCGGCAGCAAGGCCGTGGCTCGATACGTGGAGGCCGGTCAGGATCTACCGGTGGCCGGGTTCACCCCCGACGCGGAGTATCCCCTGATCAACGGCGAGAAGGGATCGGCAACAGTTGAGCTCTCTGCTCCTTTCGCCGCAGTTGGGCCGATCCAGGTTCTGTCCTTCGATGGCGGGGTTGCCTTCAACTCGGTTCCCGCCCGGGCTGTCGCTCATGTTATGGTCGAGCCCGGTATGGAGGAGCGTCTCTTGTTTACCGCATCCTTCTGGAAAGGACCTCAGGGTACCTCACTCACCGTGGAGGACTGTGGAGATCGCCGATTCTGTCTCTGTATGACCGGTGTTCCGGCCCACGGTAGTTTGCCTCAAAAGGGAGTTAACGCTGTAGCTTGGCTCGTAAAGGTTCTTCGGCTCCTTGGCGTCAGTGGCGAACAGGGAAAGACTCTTGCCTTGTTGGATCGTCTCGTAGGAACAGAGTGTTACGGAGAGAGCTTGGGGGTTTGCCGCTATGACGATGTCTCTCGATACACATCGGTCTGCTGGGGGACCATGAAGAGCGATGGGGATGCCGTGCGGTTCTCACTGAACGTCCGATTCCCCGTCAGCTTCAAGTTGGAAGAGGTGCTCCCCGATCTGCAAAGAGCTTTCGACGACGAGGATCTTCAGGTTCTCTCGATCCACACCCATCCTCCCCTGTACATGCCCGAGGATTCGGAGCTTGTAGCTAAACTCATGGACGTGTACCGTCGAGAGACCGGTCGAACTGACGACAGGCCCATGTCCATTGGAGGAGGAACCTACGCCAAGGCCATGCCCAACGTGCTGGCTTTTGGGCCAACCATGCCTGGTGAGCCCTCCAATATCCACGAGGCGAATGAATGCTGGGCCGTGGATAATATCATAACGAGTACCAAGATCGTGGCGGCTGCTATGGTCTCCCTGGCCGGTGGCCTATAG
- a CDS encoding aspartate aminotransferase family protein: protein MLVPLYNFLPLRVTRAHGIWIETDQGTYLDCYAGIGVMAMGHSYGPTLEALQKKAERHLHLSNYFQDQDALLLARMVLELDGRDGQVLFANSGSEAIEAAIKAVKCLRKGAIVAFRGNFHGRTCGALSLTWSPGLREPFGALLPDVTFLPPEGKALRAFCQEHKVAAVFLEAVQGHGGVVPCSDELASELERLHVEGRFLLVADEIQCGLGRSGRGFGYQLFGLSPDLVALGKALGGGLPLGGLMIFGHAPFSPGSHGSTFAPNPLALAAGVPVLRALRPEFLAEVTRKGQRLMEGLGGLPWVRSVRGRGLMVAACTDDALAVREAAFRRKVLLNVTGDVVRFLPALNISDAELDRMLECLDFSL, encoded by the coding sequence ATGCTGGTGCCCCTGTATAATTTCCTCCCTTTACGTGTGACTCGGGCTCACGGAATCTGGATTGAGACCGATCAGGGGACGTACCTGGACTGCTACGCCGGTATCGGCGTCATGGCTATGGGACATTCCTACGGCCCGACGCTGGAGGCTCTCCAGAAAAAGGCCGAGCGTCACTTACACCTGAGCAATTACTTTCAGGATCAGGATGCTTTGCTCCTGGCCCGGATGGTTTTAGAGCTGGACGGACGAGACGGCCAGGTGCTCTTTGCCAATTCGGGTTCTGAGGCCATCGAGGCCGCGATCAAGGCGGTGAAGTGCCTGAGAAAAGGAGCTATAGTGGCCTTCCGCGGTAACTTTCACGGTCGGACCTGCGGGGCCCTTTCCCTTACCTGGAGTCCCGGGCTTCGTGAGCCCTTTGGGGCCCTTCTTCCCGACGTGACGTTTTTGCCGCCCGAGGGGAAAGCCCTTCGGGCGTTCTGTCAGGAGCACAAGGTGGCGGCGGTCTTTCTGGAGGCCGTTCAAGGGCATGGCGGTGTGGTTCCCTGTTCCGACGAACTGGCCTCGGAGCTGGAGCGCCTTCATGTTGAGGGTCGGTTCCTGTTGGTGGCTGACGAAATCCAATGCGGACTGGGACGGAGCGGACGGGGATTCGGCTATCAACTTTTTGGCCTGAGCCCCGATCTGGTGGCGTTGGGGAAGGCACTTGGGGGTGGTTTGCCTTTGGGGGGGCTGATGATCTTTGGTCACGCCCCCTTTTCCCCTGGGAGTCACGGCTCGACTTTTGCTCCCAATCCTCTTGCTCTGGCGGCGGGGGTGCCGGTTCTTCGGGCCTTGAGACCGGAGTTCCTGGCGGAGGTCACCCGAAAGGGACAGAGGCTTATGGAGGGGCTTGGAGGGCTTCCCTGGGTTCGGTCGGTTCGGGGACGGGGGCTTATGGTAGCGGCCTGTACCGACGACGCTTTGGCTGTTCGTGAGGCTGCATTTCGTCGAAAGGTTCTGTTGAACGTCACCGGTGACGTGGTCCGCTTCCTTCCGGCTCTGAACATCTCGGACGCTGAGCTGGATCGAATGCTGGAGTGTCTGGATTTTTCCTTATAA